One window from the genome of Bacteroidales bacterium encodes:
- a CDS encoding Rne/Rng family ribonuclease translates to MSNELIIDVTPSEIVIAHLKDKQLVELNKEKSNLQFSVGDIYLGKVKKIMPGLNAAFVDVGYEKDAFLHYLDLGPQVQTLQKYLETAMQRKGKAPSMQRFKQEEDIDKKGKIADILKSGQPILVQVAKEPISTKGPRLSSEISIAGRNLVLIPFSDKVSISQKISSPEEKKRLRTLVQSLKPKHYGVIIRTVAEGKTAEILDEELRELVKKWEDAFSNLQNVQIPKLFLGEMNRASTILRDLLNGTFSHIFVNDEHYYKEIKEYINSIAPEKEKIVRLIKEGVPIFERFGINKQIKALFGRTVSIRNGAYLIIEHTEALHVIDVNSGNRTKLGNDQETNALEVNLIAAQHIAQQLRLRDMGGIIVIDFIDMYTAEHRSKLLEKMKEAMADDRAKHNILPVSKFGLMQITRQRVRPELNEQTVEKCPTCKGTGEITPSVLFDDDLYNNLSYMVQQEKLKHVTIHLHPYVAAYLTKGFFSSTRKKWARKLHCHIKIVPISTYSYLEAKFYTKDGEEIFQ, encoded by the coding sequence GAAATTGTAATTGCACATTTAAAAGACAAACAGTTAGTTGAACTGAATAAAGAAAAGAGTAATCTGCAATTTTCGGTAGGAGATATCTATCTGGGCAAAGTAAAAAAAATTATGCCCGGCCTGAATGCTGCATTTGTTGATGTCGGATATGAAAAAGATGCTTTTCTGCATTATCTTGACCTGGGGCCTCAGGTTCAAACTTTACAAAAGTACCTGGAAACAGCTATGCAGCGTAAAGGAAAAGCTCCGTCAATGCAACGCTTCAAACAGGAAGAAGATATTGATAAAAAAGGAAAAATTGCAGACATCCTTAAATCCGGACAACCGATTCTGGTTCAAGTCGCTAAAGAACCTATATCAACAAAAGGCCCCCGTTTAAGTTCCGAAATTTCCATCGCAGGAAGAAATTTAGTATTGATTCCTTTTTCCGATAAAGTATCCATATCACAGAAAATATCATCCCCGGAAGAGAAAAAACGTCTCAGGACGCTCGTACAAAGCCTTAAACCAAAACATTACGGAGTTATCATCCGTACTGTAGCCGAAGGAAAAACCGCTGAAATTCTGGATGAAGAGTTACGTGAACTGGTGAAAAAATGGGAAGATGCATTCAGCAATTTGCAAAATGTACAAATTCCCAAGCTATTCCTCGGAGAAATGAACCGGGCATCTACGATCCTGCGTGATTTGTTAAATGGTACATTTTCCCATATCTTCGTAAATGATGAACACTATTATAAGGAAATAAAAGAATACATCAACTCAATAGCTCCAGAGAAGGAAAAAATTGTCCGCCTGATCAAGGAAGGGGTTCCCATTTTCGAAAGATTTGGCATTAACAAACAGATCAAGGCATTATTCGGCAGAACTGTTTCCATCCGTAACGGAGCATACCTGATTATTGAACATACCGAAGCCCTGCATGTCATTGATGTAAACAGCGGCAACCGTACAAAGTTGGGTAATGATCAGGAAACAAATGCATTGGAAGTAAATCTAATTGCGGCACAACATATTGCCCAACAATTACGTTTGCGCGATATGGGTGGGATCATTGTCATAGATTTCATCGATATGTATACAGCCGAACACCGGTCTAAATTGCTTGAAAAGATGAAAGAAGCAATGGCTGATGACAGGGCCAAGCATAACATACTTCCGGTCAGCAAATTCGGCTTGATGCAAATCACCCGGCAACGGGTACGTCCTGAGTTGAATGAACAAACCGTTGAAAAATGTCCGACATGTAAAGGAACGGGAGAAATAACACCTAGTGTACTGTTCGATGATGATTTATATAATAATCTGTCATACATGGTGCAACAAGAAAAGCTCAAACATGTGACCATCCACCTACATCCTTATGTTGCAGCATATCTGACCAAAGGCTTCTTCTCCTCCACCCG